In Labeo rohita strain BAU-BD-2019 chromosome 8, IGBB_LRoh.1.0, whole genome shotgun sequence, the genomic window GACACatttacacatacacatacaataTAGTGATATTATAAACCAGCATATTGGCACCACTGGTTAATTATTGTGCATATTAACCTATGGCTAAGTGTTATTATTACACAGTTATTAAAGATTAATAGGTGTTGCAAAAATGCAGCAAAGCGTGGTTTGCATTTGGTTGAAATCTGCATGACTGCACGGATTCAAAAACTAAAAGTGACTTAAAACTAGAACGGGTTGCATGGGAGGTAGATCAACGACAAATGGCAAAtcagaaaccaaaacaaacaatttggtttACATGTAAATGTGAAAACAGAATATGTAAGTGCTATATGTTTGTGTTGCATATCTGAAACAAGACCTGTCAGTTATATGAGatgtttaagatatttttcatattttatatacaaaaagCTACTATGAGTTTGTTTTGCCTGCAGTAAGATGTGCAACAGTAAGCCTTATCATAAACTGCCTACAACTGATTGATAAATCTAAAATTCTACACATATATTTGGTTGTACTGAAATGTTGACTTCATTATTTGAGACAAACACAACATGAAACATACATTCGGTAAAATCGAACAAAAGTTCAACTCgatgcataaataaaaacaaaaccaaaagcaAGAAGTTTGGTTTGACAAACggcattttcaaatatttggaTTCTCTACTTTAGCTATTTTTGGCCAAGACTACAGACCCTGGATGTGCACTAGTGCATGAGAGTAAAGCTCAAAGAGAAGGGGTGGGCGAACCAAGTGCTAGTATTGCATACGGTTTCACAGGAGCGTGAAACGTAAAGGGGGGGTCGGGGTAAGGGAGAGCTGTGAAGCTGGCTGGTGAGGTTGCCGGGCAGGGAGAAATGTAATTGGTTATCTCACGCTTTGGGACATGTGCAGTGGAGTCAGCATCTCCTCAAAGATGGCTCCTTTAACATTTGAACCACGCAGGTTGGCTTCCTGTAGATCGCAGCCTGAGAGATCACAGTTCTGCCCACAcatgaaagaaaacatttggttttgtgtcattttttgaGTGTTATAACATCAGGAATGTGGCTAAATGCCACAAAATCAACAGTGCTGTCTCACCTCAAGATCTGTGCCGGCTAGTGTAGCACCACGCAGGTTACAGTTCTTCAGCTTAGCATTCTTCAGCGTCGCCACGCGCAGATTTATACCAGTCATCTGACTGCCCTCCATGTCTACTCCTTTCAGATTAGCCCCTAAAAGTGCACAGTGAATACACTAATtaaccaaacacaaacaaaaaacatcacacTGCAACATTAATGTggcataattttcattttcatttaaaatttcacaGTTCTCAGTACCAATTTCACTACCGTAGCAAAAAAGTATCGTAACTACTTCaacgtatatatttttttatttagctatttGAAAACATGACATAAAAAAGCTAATAGGGTTAATAAATAATGGCGATATCAATGGACTTTAAAGGAAATCAGGTAAATGAGctagctgtttttattgttgatgttttattcaattgttatatataaatgttagtcaaaagaataaaaataaaaaacctttatatATCAATCCACATATGTGGTGGATATTGGTTATGATCATCTGTAGTGTCTACTCTGAAGGTATCTTGAGTAAATCAGCTTCATATTTAATGAGACATATTCAAAACGCGTGAACCGGTGACCTGTTTAGCAGAATACGGAAGTCTGCTGCACATAAACCCTACTATTAATgctattaataattataagtaTTGTTTCCAAAAAAGCAAAGATTGTGGAAATTGTCCAGAATTTTTTGGTAAACTTTTGGAAAATTTCAAGAATTTTCAGAAACTTCTGGAAATTTTCTAGAATGTTTTTACCCATTTGCAATCCATTTATGACAGCCACTGATATACAATATATAAGCCATTTAtcaacaatatataaatatgtgaccctggaccacaaaaccagtcataaggctcaatttttttaaattgacatttatacataatctgaaagctgaataaataagctttccattgatacaCAGTTTATTAGGATTTGACCgaaatgcaactatttgaaaatgtggaaatgtggaaatgtggaaaaaaaaaaaaaaaaaaaaaaaatcaaaatattgagaaaaatcatctttaaagttgtccaaattaagtttgtagcaatgcatattactaaattaagtccaaaattaagtttttatatatttatagtaggacatttacaaaatatcttcatggaacatgatgtttacttaatatcttaatgattttttgcataaaaactTTGTGTATTGtacatattgttggctattgctacaaacatacccatgctacttaagactggttttgtggtccagggtcacatataatatacagtaaatcattcattaaaacattagCATGTAACCTTCAAGTACTGTTCAATTATGTCAGAAATTGCATTAAAAGATTAATTACTAGGTAAAATAGCTCTGTATTTATATCAGACGTGCTGCATTGGTaatttagtgtgaaaagattattttattaaaaacaaaaatgaacactaattttatatataatgccTTTTCAagtacttttcaagtaccttttCATAAATATGGCtgttttcaagggttttccaggtcTTAAATTTCAagaagtcaaattcaagtacttcaaacACTCTAAGCACCTTGCATGAACATTGTGTTGATGTTTTTTTACGGACAGCTCACACAACTACGGGAATGTCTGAAAGCAGCCTCCTTTCAGCTGCACCTGGATCAACCCTGTACTACTGctattgatacattttttaaatttaaatatcgACGTGGTACTGGTACTTTTGATAACAGTCGCAATGAATAAtgtatgtcattttatttataaagctaAACAATGGCTTCTGCATGCAGCAGTTTTACCTTCTAGATTGGCCTTGAGCCCAGAGGGATCCTCAAAGTTACATCCTTTCAGTGACGCTCCCTCTGCATTGGAGCAGAGCATCTTTACACCCTGAAGATTAGCACCCTGGAAAACAAGCAAGAAAGTGAGAAAGCAAGGCTTTATATTAGTTCAaacagaggaagaagaagagattaaaaacatgttttgatcAACTCACATCCAGGTTGGCTCCAGATAAGTCAGCTCTCTCCAAGTTTGAGCAGCACAGGTTTGCATAGGTGAGATTGCAGCGACTCAGATTTGCCATCTTAAAATTGATATAGCGCAAATCCAGTCTAGAAAGGTCCGCTCCACTAAAATTAAGACCCTGACACGGATAGAGGGGAAAGACATCTTAATGCAACATCAGACTGAactaaaacacacatttgaagaattccaaaacaaatgttttctaCCTGACAGCGTAGCTCTGATTTGGTTGGAGTAGCCAGCAGAAACCGAACAAATTCCTTCCGTGAGAGTGGAGAGTGGTCTTCAGGTGGATGAGAATTCTGCATGtcatagaaaaacaaaatgaattaaataaatatatgcatatacagAACCTTTCAAATGCTTGGGAGCAgtaagatgttttatttttgggcatttattcagcaaagaattCAGCATTGAATTTATCAAACGATGTTACAATGctacaaaaaaatcatactttccattcatcaaagaatcctgaaaaaagtatcatgatttccacaataatatgaagcagcacaactgttttcaacattgataataatcaaaaatgtttctttagcaataaatcagcatattagaatgatttctgaaggatcttgtgacacacTGCAGTAATGATTAAGTCGCATCTgagactgaaaactactgcgtgcgactatgaaaaaatattcaggagcaccagtgcgagtgacccgatcagcatatttgtgtttgcactgagagaagcttcaaaggtttctatgtgtttttgcaacactaagtaatgcatcacagacatctcatgaatcctttcataaacaaagcgtagagagagtgtaaataagagattcattgtgcagtgtagagagtttagttgattataatggaactttgtgagattgcgatgaactaagatgagtgacagcttttaatgattttaagggagtttgtaaataaGATATTGagttaatacaacagttaataaacaaaaagttaatattaagtgacttacattgtctgactataacactattgtctgattttgctctatttcgtcgtgaaaaaaacaagtcacaactgagccgctgcgcatctccattcaaacacagcggtgtttagtttatgaatgaatgtgtttttaaacgaatctagtgagtcaatgattcagtgtcccatttataaagacagtcacttgctttattcctgaatgaatcagccgttcgaacgaatcaaatgaatgaatgattcagtaattaaatcagtgatttgccgccacctactggcagttgtaagttcatttttaaagtatattttcagttatttaaatcatttaatatttttacattcaaaattttatatttaaaacattaatctcaacatgaatttatgaatttgattgcactcatgccacctctgagcctcattaaacatgaaaatacaccttttATTACCTTAATGGCAACTTCTAGCTGTTCAGCCATTTGCTCTATTCCAAAGAATCGAGCTTCTTCCAGTACTcctataaaacataaaaaagaaaacattccaaTAACTACTCAATGAAACTGATTTGGGATATGTATTTTATCATGTTACTATTGGTGTCTCATTATAAAAAAGTGCCTTGAACTGCAGCGACTTACCAACGTTAAACTTACTGCATTAATCTTCACCCCAGGCTTGAGTGTACAGCATATCTAATATACTAACATCTAATATCTAATGTATATCTAATAAACTAGATGGGAACCATTGTCTGAAAATGCATTCGGTAACATTTAGATGTCACTCACCAAGTAAATTTATTCCTTCATTGACAATAATCTGGCCGTGCCGCAGGTAATTCAGGATGGGCTCAAAGTACTCTGGGCTGCGATCAATGAGGTAAGCCCCTCGCTCATCCTGCTTATTACCCCAAACATCTGCAGATCAAGAAAAACTCTGATATAACAGTGCTACACACTGATTCACAACCTGATGAACTAGCAAAACAAACAATGCCTGAATCAGTCAGTGAGTGAACATGAACTATAATCTTACCCTTCTCTCTAAACATGTGTGCCAGCATGCTGTCAGGCTCCTTACTCACAAGAGTACTCCTTAAACAAGATGAAACAAAGAGAGCAAACTTTATTAATGACATAGACCACTAAGCATCTGCAGACTAGTGTTATGttcacattatttatatactattaaaatacactaaccaaaaatataaacactttagtttttgcccccatttatcatgagctgaactcaaagatctaagactttttctatgtacacaaaaggcctatttctctcaaatattgttcacaaatttgtctaaatctgtgttagtgagcacttctcctttgccgagataatccatgaACCTCACATGTGtagcatatcaagatgctgattagacagcatgattattgcacaggtgtgccttaggctggccacaataaaaggccactctgaaatgtgcagttttatcacacagcacaatgccacagatgtcgcaagctTTGAgagagcgtgcaattggcatgctgactgcaggaatgtccaccagagctgttgccagtgaattgaatgttcatttctctaccataagccatctccaaaggcgtttcagagaatttggcagtacatccaaccggcctcacaacggcagaccacgtgtaaccacaccagcccaggacctccacatccagagAGGTGATGTCAACATTATGGATCGAGtagcccatggtggcggtggggttatggtatgggcatgcgcatgttatggacaatgaacacaggtgcattttgttgatgccattttgaataccgtgacgagatcctgaggcccattgttgcagcatgataatgcacggccccatgttgcaagaaCCTGTACACTGTACAAGTCCTGAAAGCTGAAAACATTCCAGtccttgcatggccagcatactcaccggacatgtcacgcattgagcatgtttggaagacagcgtgttccagttcctgccaatatccagcaacttcgcacagccattgaagaggagtgggcCAACATttcacaggccacaatcaacaacctgatcaactctatgcaaaggagatgtgttgcactatGTGAGGCAAATTGTGGTCACACCAAATACTGGCTGGATTTCAGCcaccccaatacagtaaaactgcacattttatagtggtcttttattgtggccagcctaaggcacacctgtgcaataatcatgctgtctaatcagcatcttgatatgccacacctgtgaggtggatggattatctcggcaaaagaaaagtgctcactaacacagatttagacagatttgtgaacaatatttgagagaaatagaaaaataagtgtcag contains:
- the kctd9a gene encoding BTB/POZ domain-containing protein KCTD9a, whose amino-acid sequence is MRRVTLFVNGTSKNGKVVAVYGTLSDLLTVASNKLGIRACNLYNGKGGLIDDIALIRDDDVLYVSEGDAFIDPQSQGKMSDDISGSHTDWLTLNIGGRLFTTTRSTLVSKEPDSMLAHMFREKDVWGNKQDERGAYLIDRSPEYFEPILNYLRHGQIIVNEGINLLGVLEEARFFGIEQMAEQLEVAIKNSHPPEDHSPLSRKEFVRFLLATPTKSELRCQGLNFSGADLSRLDLRYINFKMANLSRCNLTYANLCCSNLERADLSGANLDGANLQGVKMLCSNAEGASLKGCNFEDPSGLKANLEGANLKGVDMEGSQMTGINLRVATLKNAKLKNCNLRGATLAGTDLENCDLSGCDLQEANLRGSNVKGAIFEEMLTPLHMSQSVR